Genomic DNA from Taurinivorans muris:
GACAACAAAAAAGCCGTTGCCGTTGAAGTGAAGTGCGAAACCGACTTTGTCGCCCGCGGCGATAAATTTATTGAATTTGCCAAAGATGTTGTCGAACACGCTTTCGACAATTTCACAAACGATGTTGAAGAAATGCTCAGCCACAGTTTCAGAGGCACGACCATGAAAGAAGCTATCGGTGAAGCCGTTGCCGCTATCGGTGAAAACATTCTTCTCGGCAAAGCCCACAAAGCGGAATGCTCCGAAGGCGTTGTCGGCGCTTATGTCCACTCAAACGGCAAACTTGCCGCCTTGGTTGAAGTCCGCACCACCGGCAACGAAGCAGCCGCTCTTGAATTTGCCAAAAACGTGGCAATGCAAGTTGTTGCAACAAGCCCTATCGCTCTTAGCGCCGAAAGCGTCGACCCGGCTCTTTTGGAAAGAGAACGCGAAGTTTACCGCAACAAAGCAAAAGAAGAAGGCAAACCCGACAATATTATTGACAAAATCGCAGACGGTGCTGTGA
This window encodes:
- the tsf gene encoding translation elongation factor Ts; the encoded protein is MSQITASMVKDLREKTGAGMMDCKKALQESGADIEKAVDWLRQKGLAKAAKRADRAAEEGIIILKTSGDNKKAVAVEVKCETDFVARGDKFIEFAKDVVEHAFDNFTNDVEEMLSHSFRGTTMKEAIGEAVAAIGENILLGKAHKAECSEGVVGAYVHSNGKLAALVEVRTTGNEAAALEFAKNVAMQVVATSPIALSAESVDPALLEREREVYRNKAKEEGKPDNIIDKIADGAVKKYCKEICLMEQAYIRDDKMSIADYQKQASKEAGAEFTIIGFQRIVLGE